In Oncorhynchus masou masou isolate Uvic2021 chromosome 10, UVic_Omas_1.1, whole genome shotgun sequence, a single genomic region encodes these proteins:
- the LOC135547381 gene encoding collagen alpha-1(VIII) chain-like: protein MAVPSLSAPLLVALFQLAVLPLVHAGVYYGHKQHPQQQPQQHQPMPHLSHMGMGSKEQHPQQQWPGKDMPHMQYPHYRKEIPQMPMHMGKEYPRKGVVVNSGQDKGQTIPSGAVGGLPGGLPGEQGPAGPAGPEGPSGPPGPSGVGQPGGEGKPGPAGPPGFPGVGKPGLPGIPGKPGGMGDPGIPGELGPSGGDGHMGQPGPQGPPGPPGLPGIGKPGVGGLPGQPGPKGEPGHKGLPGPPGLPGPKGDKGIGQPGQPGHKGPAGPPGPPGQGGMPGVGKPGMNGISGPPGGPGKPGPPGEQGLAGPAGEGGETGPPGLPGQGKPGQNGLPGQPGMPGGKGHPGPPGLPGKPGLPGFGKPGFPGPKGDKGMGGMPGGPGPKGDKGHGGLPGVIGPPGPIGPTGPLGPMGPPGGLGQPGAKGEAGEGGQKGLPGGQGEPGPPGLHGQNGFPGKGGEPGPRGPAGPVGPQGEGGHKGLPGAPGIPGLTGPKGEGGLPGEKGPQGPKGIPGLGGAGGPIGPPGAPGSKGDSGPPGLPGVDGKGNPGVPGPLGPPGKEGPGGPPGNPGQPGLPGPPGPPGSPTLSPNMGAVLTEMGIPPGLDGVKTTGYGKKGKYGGNSGEVMGANGLEMPAFTALVTTPFPPVGTPVVFDKILYNGRQNYNPQTGVFTCDMPGIYYFAYHVHCKGANVWVALMRNDEPVMYTYDEYKKGFLDQASGSAVLPLQPGDTVYLQLPSDQAAGLYAGQYVHSSFSGYLLYPM, encoded by the exons ATGGCCGTGCcttctctctcagcccctctcctcgTGGCTCTGTTTCAGCTTGCAGTACTACCTCTCGTTCACGCGGGGGTATACTACGGACACAAGCAGCACCCCCAGCAGCAACCCCAGCAGCACCAGCCTATGCCACACCTGTCCCACATGGGCATGGGCAGCAAAGAGCAGCACCCTCAGCAGCAGTGGCCAGGAAAGGACATGCCCCACATGCAGTACCCCCATTACAGAAAAGAGATCCCCCAGATGCCCATGCACATGGGCAAGGAGTACCCCCGCAAAGGTGTGGTAGTCAACAGTGGACAGGACAAAG GTCAGACCATCCCCAGTGGGGCTGTGGGAGGTCTCCCTGGAGGCCTGCCAGGAGAGCAGGGCCCAGCTGGGCCTGCAGGACCTGAGGGACCCTCTGGGCCACCAGGTCCTTCTGGGGTAGGACAGCCAGGAGGTGAAGGAAAACCAGGCCCCGCTGGTCCCCCAGGATTCCCTGGTGTAGGCAAACCAGGACTCCCGGGAATTCCAGGCAAGCCAGGGGGCATGGGAGACCCAGGTATACCTGGAGAGCTGGGCCCCAGTGGTGGAGACGGTCATATGGGGCAGCCAGGGCCACAGGGCCCCCCTGGTCCTCCAGGTCTCCCGGGGATAGGAAAACCAGGGGTTGGGGGAttaccaggacaaccaggaccCAAGGGGGAGCCAGGACATAAGGGCCTGCCGGGACCACCAGGATTACCAGGACCCAAGGGTGACAAGGGAATTGGACAGCCAGGACAGCCAGGCCACAAAGGGCCAGCAGGACCCCCTGGACCTCCAGGCCAGGGAGGGATGCCCGGGGTGGGCAAGCCTGGAATGAATGGCATATCGGGGCCACCAGGAGGACCAGGGAAACCAGGCCCTCCTGGAGAGCAGGGGCTGGCTGGACCAGCAGGAGAGGGTGGCGAGACCGGTCCACCAGGGTTGCCAGGCCAGGGAAAACCAGGCCAGAATGGTCTGCCTGGACAACCAGGCATGCCTGGTGGGAAAGGGCACCCAGGCCCTCCAGGTTTGCCAGGGAAGCCTGGATTGCCCGGATTTGGAAAACCAGGATTCCCAGGACCCAAGGGAGATAAAGGGATGGGTGGGATGCCCGGAGGCCCAGGACCAAAGGGAGACAAAGGCCATGGAGGACTTCCAGGTGTGATTGGACCACCTGGACCAATCGGACCAACTGGTCCTCTTGGCCCTATGGGACCTCCTGGAGGTCTTGGCCAACCAGGGGCAaaaggagaggctggagagggagggcaAAAGGGACTGCCAGGTGGCCAGGGTGAGCCTGGTCCTCCTGGACTTCATGGTCAGAATGGCTTCCCTGGAAAGGGAGGAGAGCCAGGGCCAAGGGGTCCCGCTGGGCCTGTAGGACCCCAAGGGGAAGGCGGACACAAAGGGTTACCAGGCGCCCCTGGCATTCCAGGCCTAACTGGgccaaagggagagggaggacttCCAGGAGAGAAGGGTCCCCAAGGCCCTAAGGGCATTCCAGGTCTGGGAGGTGCAGGTGGGCCGATCGGACCTCCTGGTGCTCCTGGGTCTAAAGGTGACAGCGGACCTCCTGGTCTTCCCGGCGTTGATGGTAAGGGAAACCCAGGTGTCCCTGGTCCTCTTGGACCTCCAGGTAAAGAAGGTCCTGGAGGACCACCAGGAAATCCAGGCCAGCCAGGTCTACCTGGCCCCCCAGGCCCACCCGgatcccccaccctctcccctaaCATGGGAGCAGTCCTCACTGAGATGGGTATTCCTCCTGGGCTGGATGGAGTCAAGACCACCGGCTATGGCAAGAAGGGGAAATATGGAGGAAACAGTGGAGAGGTAATGGGCGCCAACGGCCTAGAGATGCCTGCTTTCACGGCTCTGGTGACCACACCCTTCCCACCGGTGGGCACGCCTGTGGTGTTCGACAAGATCCTGTACAACGGCCGTCAGAACTACAACCCCCAGACAGGCGTGTTTACCTGTGACATGCCCGGGATCTACTACTTTGCCTACCACGTCCACTGCAAAGGGGCCAACGTGTGGGTGGCGCTGATGAGGAACGATGAGCCTGTGATGTACACATATGACGAGTATAAGAAGGGATTCCTGGATCAGGCATCGGGGAGCGCAGTGTTACCTCTACAACCCGGGGACACCGTGTACCTCCAGCTACCCTCGGACCAGGCCGCAGGACTATACGCTGGCCAATACGTCCACTCATCCTTCTCTGGGTACTTGTTGTACCCTATGTAG